A single Sphingopyxis chilensis DNA region contains:
- a CDS encoding winged helix-turn-helix transcriptional regulator, which yields MPKRADLSDTFCPVGRSAELLGDRAVLLILRDLFFGRRRFEAIAANTGLGPQLVSARLKLMEKEGVVERHAYQERPPRHEYRLTAKGKDLFDVLYAMRNWAERWAYEEDETGSGPAMRYTHRACGADVGTATVCPGCGELLRYGDLKGEPSAALSAEQAAKGG from the coding sequence ATGCCTAAACGCGCAGACCTGTCGGATACTTTCTGCCCCGTCGGGCGTTCGGCGGAATTGCTCGGCGACCGTGCGGTGCTGTTGATCCTGCGCGACCTGTTTTTCGGGCGACGGCGGTTCGAGGCGATCGCCGCGAACACGGGGCTCGGTCCCCAGCTCGTCTCGGCGCGACTGAAGCTGATGGAAAAGGAAGGGGTGGTCGAGCGCCATGCCTATCAGGAGCGGCCGCCACGCCACGAATATCGGCTGACCGCGAAGGGCAAGGACCTGTTCGACGTCCTCTATGCGATGCGCAACTGGGCCGAACGCTGGGCCTATGAAGAGGATGAAACGGGGTCGGGTCCGGCCATGCGCTATACCCATCGCGCTTGCGGCGCCGACGTCGGGACGGCGACCGTCTGCCCCGGATGCGGCGAGCTATTGCGCTACGGCGATCTGAAGGGGGAGCCCTCTGCGGCGCTCAGCGCCGAGCAGGCGGCCAAGGGGGGCTGA
- the clpS gene encoding ATP-dependent Clp protease adapter ClpS, with amino-acid sequence MMFPVSTIHPVRAMADKDDGAPGSPGVGIATRTRAKAKKPSMYKVLLLNDDYTPMEFVVMVLQRFFNMDIEQATQVMLHVHQQGVGVCGVFSYEVAETKVNQVMDAARQNQHPLQCTLEKA; translated from the coding sequence ATGATGTTTCCAGTTTCGACCATCCATCCGGTCCGCGCCATGGCGGACAAGGACGACGGCGCACCCGGCAGCCCCGGCGTCGGCATTGCGACGCGTACCCGCGCGAAGGCCAAGAAGCCCTCGATGTACAAGGTGCTGCTGCTCAACGACGATTATACGCCGATGGAATTCGTCGTGATGGTGCTGCAGCGTTTCTTCAACATGGACATCGAACAGGCGACGCAGGTGATGCTGCATGTCCACCAGCAGGGCGTCGGCGTGTGCGGCGTGTTCAGCTATGAAGTCGCCGAAACCAAGGTGAACCAGGTGATGGACGCGGCGCGGCAGAACCAGCATCCGCTGCAATGCACGCTGGAAAAGGCCTGA
- a CDS encoding phasin family protein has protein sequence MAEEAVEFNKANIEALVESGKIAAKGIETLGQEGVTYARKSFEDTTAALKGYTAVKTPADFFKLYAENSKKAFDAAVAQTSKTSELVVKLTNESFAPISNRVSVITSKMKAA, from the coding sequence ATGGCCGAAGAGGCCGTCGAGTTCAACAAGGCGAACATCGAAGCCCTCGTCGAATCGGGCAAGATCGCTGCCAAGGGCATCGAAACGCTCGGCCAGGAAGGCGTCACCTATGCTCGCAAGAGCTTCGAAGACACGACCGCCGCGCTGAAGGGCTACACCGCCGTCAAGACACCGGCCGACTTCTTCAAGCTTTATGCCGAAAACAGCAAGAAGGCGTTCGACGCCGCTGTTGCGCAGACCTCGAAGACCAGCGAACTCGTCGTCAAGCTGACGAACGAAAGCTTCGCGCCGATCTCGAACCGCGTTTCGGTCATCACTTCGAAGATGAAGGCCGCCTGA
- a CDS encoding DMT family transporter: MSSEQPTLLSPRVLLPFVLVTLIWGSTWIVIKGQLGVVPPSWSVTYRFAVAAIAMFAFAAMRRERLWIGPRAMAFAAVLGIAQFAFNFNFVYRAEQHITSGLVAVLFALLIVPNTLFGRAFLKTPLQGRFLAGAGIAIVGVGLMILHEYRVAAVGAGEVLLGTALTLAGVMSASTANVMQGTAFARAQSMVAMIAWAMLFGALADGAYAWITTGPPVIEPTAVYLGGVLYLGIIASAVTFPLYFNVIRAVGPGQAAWSSVLIPIIAMGFSTAFEGYRWAALSIAGGMVALIGLVIAVAKRPERPSVSGNTVSLPVQPQD, translated from the coding sequence ATGAGCAGCGAGCAGCCGACGCTGCTCAGCCCGCGCGTCTTGCTGCCTTTCGTGCTGGTCACGCTGATCTGGGGTTCGACCTGGATCGTCATCAAGGGGCAGCTCGGCGTCGTTCCGCCGAGCTGGTCCGTGACCTATCGCTTCGCCGTCGCAGCGATCGCGATGTTCGCCTTTGCCGCAATGCGACGTGAACGGTTGTGGATCGGGCCGCGCGCGATGGCCTTTGCGGCGGTGCTCGGAATTGCCCAGTTCGCGTTCAACTTCAACTTCGTCTATCGCGCCGAGCAGCATATCACTTCGGGCCTTGTCGCGGTGCTCTTCGCGCTCTTGATTGTGCCCAACACATTGTTCGGGCGGGCCTTTCTGAAGACGCCTCTCCAGGGACGCTTCCTTGCGGGTGCGGGGATCGCGATCGTCGGCGTCGGGCTGATGATCCTCCACGAATATCGCGTCGCTGCGGTGGGAGCGGGCGAAGTGCTGCTCGGCACCGCGCTGACGCTCGCGGGCGTGATGAGCGCCTCGACCGCGAATGTGATGCAGGGGACGGCCTTCGCGCGCGCGCAGTCGATGGTGGCAATGATCGCTTGGGCGATGCTGTTCGGCGCGCTCGCCGACGGCGCCTATGCGTGGATCACCACCGGGCCGCCGGTGATCGAGCCGACCGCCGTCTATCTGGGCGGCGTGCTCTATCTCGGCATCATCGCAAGCGCGGTGACCTTTCCACTCTATTTCAACGTCATTCGCGCGGTCGGGCCGGGGCAGGCGGCGTGGTCGAGCGTGCTGATTCCGATCATCGCGATGGGCTTTTCGACCGCGTTTGAAGGCTATCGCTGGGCCGCACTGTCGATCGCCGGTGGTATGGTCGCGCTGATCGGGCTGGTGATTGCGGTCGCGAAACGGCCCGAGCGGCCATCGGTGAGCGGGAATACGGTTTCGTTGCCCGTGCAGCCGCAGGACTAG
- a CDS encoding DUF3011 domain-containing protein, giving the protein MRNPVVTAVTAASLIASQMAVPALGQATTLPYPPPPTQPGYGSGYEGTIRCESYANRQQSCRVRTGNRVDLIRVIGGRCSKGRDWGFDADRIWVSGGCRAEFGYGYGGGGGYPGYDFAGTIKCESRDRRYQQCNARTGNRVELTRKIAGKCNAGRQWGYTGDYIWVDKGCRAEFGYGYRNTRPPEKDKDKGPSTGLIIGGIVVAGGLLALLASQKKKKADGTAEESATTHPPRGPATLSANLGGLPSASRPSVQNCMNDAARQIGITGGTRLSYDKLISLEQGNGGWRIRATMTATYPDGAKQVEMYCRATPKDIIQLDFT; this is encoded by the coding sequence ATGCGGAATCCTGTCGTTACGGCCGTCACGGCGGCGTCGCTCATCGCATCGCAAATGGCCGTCCCGGCGCTTGGGCAGGCGACGACCCTGCCTTACCCGCCGCCACCGACGCAGCCGGGCTATGGATCGGGATATGAAGGCACGATCCGCTGCGAATCCTATGCCAATCGCCAGCAAAGCTGCCGCGTGCGGACCGGCAATCGCGTCGACCTGATCCGCGTGATCGGCGGGCGTTGTTCGAAGGGGCGCGACTGGGGCTTCGACGCCGACCGGATCTGGGTTTCGGGCGGATGCCGCGCCGAATTCGGTTATGGCTATGGCGGGGGAGGTGGCTACCCGGGCTATGATTTCGCGGGCACGATAAAATGCGAATCGCGGGACAGGCGGTATCAGCAGTGCAACGCCCGCACCGGCAATCGCGTCGAGTTGACGCGCAAGATCGCGGGCAAGTGCAACGCCGGACGGCAATGGGGCTATACGGGCGATTATATCTGGGTCGACAAGGGCTGCCGCGCCGAGTTCGGTTATGGATATCGCAACACGCGACCGCCCGAAAAGGACAAGGACAAGGGGCCGAGCACCGGCCTGATCATCGGCGGCATCGTCGTCGCGGGCGGGCTGCTCGCGCTGCTCGCGAGCCAGAAGAAGAAAAAGGCCGACGGCACGGCCGAGGAAAGCGCGACGACGCATCCGCCCCGGGGCCCCGCGACGCTCAGCGCCAATCTCGGCGGCCTGCCGAGCGCGTCGCGGCCGTCGGTGCAGAATTGCATGAACGATGCGGCGCGGCAGATCGGGATCACCGGCGGGACGCGGCTGTCCTATGACAAGCTGATCTCGCTCGAGCAGGGCAATGGCGGCTGGCGCATCCGCGCGACGATGACCGCGACCTATCCCGACGGGGCGAAGCAGGTTGAAATGTACTGCCGCGCGACACCGAAAGACATCATCCAGCTCGACTTCACCTAG
- a CDS encoding SDR family oxidoreductase, which yields MPHPAAVIIGAGDATGGAIARAFAAEGLTACVNRRERNAEQLEALAQSIRDDGRKARAFPGDARDEQAMIQLFDQVEAEVGPVEVAVFNIGANVNFPIAETTLRVYTKVWEMACLGGFLMGREAAKRMTPRGRGTIIFTGATASLRGGSGFAAFSGAKGALRMLAQSMARELGPEGIHVAHTVIDGAINTEFIKGRHPDFEHAKAEDLILNPDAIAANYVMLHKQPKSAWTHELDLRPWGEKW from the coding sequence ATGCCCCATCCCGCAGCCGTCATCATCGGAGCCGGCGACGCCACCGGCGGGGCGATCGCGCGCGCCTTTGCGGCGGAAGGCCTCACCGCCTGCGTCAACCGCCGCGAACGCAACGCCGAGCAACTGGAAGCGCTGGCGCAATCGATCCGCGATGACGGGCGGAAGGCGCGCGCCTTCCCCGGCGACGCCCGCGACGAACAGGCGATGATCCAGCTCTTTGACCAGGTCGAGGCGGAGGTCGGTCCGGTCGAGGTCGCGGTGTTCAATATCGGGGCCAATGTGAACTTCCCGATCGCCGAAACAACGCTGCGCGTTTACACCAAGGTCTGGGAGATGGCGTGCCTCGGCGGTTTCCTGATGGGCCGCGAGGCCGCGAAGCGCATGACCCCACGCGGCCGCGGCACGATCATCTTCACCGGCGCGACGGCAAGCCTGCGCGGCGGGTCGGGTTTCGCCGCCTTCTCGGGCGCCAAGGGGGCGCTCCGCATGCTCGCGCAATCGATGGCGCGCGAACTGGGGCCAGAGGGCATTCACGTCGCGCACACGGTCATCGACGGCGCGATCAACACCGAATTCATCAAGGGCCGCCATCCCGATTTCGAACATGCCAAGGCGGAGGATCTCATCCTGAACCCCGATGCCATCGCCGCCAATTATGTCATGCTGCACAAGCAGCCCAAAAGCGCGTGGACGCACGAACTCGACCTTCGCCCTTGGGGAGAAAAATGGTGA
- a CDS encoding PHA/PHB synthase family protein, protein MSDTGKDDTTEAPNPFMPSPDDLQHWASVLGRAQQMMLEYALGQANQGNSAAASLFDPTSWLQNPTTQLWAEQSSKMWEQGVTFWTSLATIQPSFAPDADAPKDKRFTDPDWTANPVFALIRQTYGLLAEQLLATTRTMQGLDEHARAKMEFAAKNMTEALAPSNLAITNPQVIKRAVETRGESLLKGLKHMLTDLSRGQLSHVDPDAFEVGVNIATTPGKVIHETDLYQLIHYAPTTKEVFTVPLVIFPPWINRFYILDLNPAKSFVAWAVEQGLSVFMVSWKSADASMSEIVWDDYIAAQVDAIDTVRELLDVPHVHSIGYCVAGTTLAATLAMLSARGEADKVKSVTFFTAQVDFELAGDLKMFVDESYLTLLQQLSSGGFLDGRYMAATFNSLRGRDLIWNYVVGNYLLGNDYPPFDLLYWNGDVTNLPAKWHRQYLVDLYRDNRMVIPNSLSAMGTPIDLKKIVTPAYIQAGREDHIAPLASVWRLMDHLAGPRTFLLAGSGHIAGVVNPPAAGKYQYWTGDNGAATLDDFIAGASETKGSWWPHWIGWIAEQDDAKTAVKGGRIPGKGKKKAIEDAPGRYVKQR, encoded by the coding sequence ATGAGCGATACGGGTAAGGACGATACAACCGAAGCGCCGAATCCCTTCATGCCGTCACCCGATGACCTACAGCATTGGGCGAGCGTCTTGGGCCGCGCACAGCAGATGATGCTCGAATACGCCCTGGGCCAGGCGAACCAGGGCAACAGCGCCGCGGCGAGCCTGTTCGACCCCACAAGCTGGCTGCAAAATCCGACGACGCAGCTATGGGCCGAACAATCTTCGAAGATGTGGGAACAGGGCGTGACCTTCTGGACTTCGCTGGCGACGATCCAGCCGTCTTTCGCACCCGATGCCGACGCGCCGAAAGACAAGCGCTTCACCGATCCCGACTGGACCGCCAACCCGGTCTTCGCACTGATCCGCCAGACCTATGGCCTGCTCGCCGAGCAATTGCTGGCGACCACCCGCACGATGCAGGGACTCGACGAACATGCGCGCGCGAAGATGGAGTTTGCCGCGAAGAATATGACCGAGGCACTGGCGCCCTCGAACCTTGCGATCACCAATCCCCAAGTGATCAAGCGCGCGGTCGAGACGCGCGGCGAAAGCCTGCTCAAGGGTTTGAAGCATATGCTGACCGACCTGTCGCGCGGGCAACTCTCCCATGTCGACCCCGACGCGTTCGAGGTCGGGGTCAATATCGCCACGACGCCGGGCAAGGTCATCCACGAGACCGACCTCTATCAGTTGATCCACTATGCGCCGACGACGAAGGAGGTTTTCACCGTACCGCTCGTCATCTTCCCGCCGTGGATCAACCGCTTTTACATCCTCGACCTCAACCCCGCGAAAAGCTTCGTCGCCTGGGCGGTCGAACAGGGGCTCAGCGTTTTCATGGTGTCGTGGAAATCGGCCGACGCGTCGATGAGCGAAATCGTGTGGGACGATTATATCGCGGCGCAGGTCGATGCGATCGACACCGTGCGCGAGTTGCTCGACGTTCCGCACGTCCACAGCATCGGCTATTGCGTCGCAGGCACGACCCTCGCCGCCACGCTTGCGATGCTGTCGGCGCGCGGCGAGGCGGACAAGGTCAAGTCGGTGACCTTCTTTACCGCGCAGGTCGATTTCGAGCTGGCGGGCGACCTCAAGATGTTCGTCGACGAAAGCTATCTGACGCTGCTCCAGCAGCTTTCGTCCGGCGGTTTCCTCGACGGGCGCTACATGGCCGCGACCTTCAACAGCTTGCGCGGGCGCGACCTCATCTGGAATTATGTCGTCGGCAATTATCTGCTCGGCAACGACTATCCGCCGTTCGACCTGCTCTATTGGAACGGCGATGTAACCAACCTGCCTGCCAAGTGGCACCGCCAATATCTGGTCGACCTCTATCGCGACAATCGCATGGTCATCCCGAACAGCCTGTCGGCGATGGGGACGCCAATCGACCTCAAGAAAATCGTGACCCCCGCCTATATCCAGGCCGGGCGCGAGGACCATATCGCGCCGCTCGCCAGCGTGTGGCGGTTGATGGACCATCTCGCGGGCCCCAGGACCTTCCTCCTCGCAGGATCGGGCCATATCGCGGGCGTGGTGAACCCGCCCGCGGCGGGCAAATATCAATATTGGACCGGCGACAATGGCGCCGCGACGCTCGACGATTTTATTGCGGGAGCGAGCGAGACCAAGGGCAGCTGGTGGCCGCACTGGATCGGCTGGATCGCCGAGCAGGACGACGCGAAAACCGCCGTCAAAGGCGGCCGCATTCCTGGAAAAGGCAAGAAAAAGGCGATCGAGGATGCGCCCGGCCGCTACGTCAAACAGCGGTAA
- the murA gene encoding UDP-N-acetylglucosamine 1-carboxyvinyltransferase, with amino-acid sequence MDQIVIRGGQRLKGRIPISGAKNAALTLLPCALLTDEPLTLRNLPRLADVDGFGHLLNQLGCSTTIEGSRPEDFGRVMTARATTLTSTVAPYDIVRKMRASILVLGPLLARAGEATVSLPGGCAIGNRPIDLHLKALEAFGAEIELASGYVKAVAPGGRLAGGKFTFPVVSVGATENAVMAAVLAKGTCVLENAAREPEIVDLCNCLVAMGAHIEGIGTETLTIEGVDRLHGATYRVMADRIEAGSYACAAVITQGDVELVGAKADEMDATLAALREAGATVEPTKAGIRVAMDGRAGPVTLSTAPYPGFATDMQAQFMAMATLGTGASLFTETIFENRYMHVPELTRMGCDIQVKGRTAIVRGVDHLVGAPVMATDLRASMSLIIAGLAAQGQTEVNRVYHLDRGYERLEEKLQAVGADIERISAG; translated from the coding sequence ATGGATCAAATCGTCATTCGCGGCGGCCAGCGACTCAAGGGCCGTATCCCCATCTCTGGCGCCAAGAATGCGGCGCTCACCTTGTTGCCGTGCGCGTTGCTTACCGACGAGCCGCTGACCTTGCGCAACCTGCCGCGCCTCGCCGATGTTGACGGTTTCGGCCATCTGCTCAACCAGCTCGGCTGCTCGACGACGATCGAGGGATCGCGACCCGAAGATTTCGGCCGCGTGATGACCGCCCGCGCGACGACGCTGACCTCGACCGTCGCGCCCTATGACATCGTGCGCAAGATGCGCGCGTCGATCCTCGTGCTCGGCCCGCTGCTCGCGCGCGCGGGCGAAGCGACCGTATCGCTGCCCGGCGGCTGCGCGATCGGCAACCGCCCGATCGACCTGCACCTGAAAGCGCTCGAAGCCTTTGGCGCCGAGATCGAGTTGGCTTCGGGCTATGTTAAGGCCGTCGCCCCCGGCGGGCGCCTTGCCGGCGGCAAGTTCACCTTCCCCGTCGTGTCGGTTGGCGCGACCGAAAATGCCGTCATGGCGGCGGTGCTCGCCAAGGGGACGTGCGTGCTCGAAAACGCGGCGCGCGAGCCCGAGATCGTCGACCTGTGCAACTGCCTCGTCGCGATGGGCGCGCATATCGAGGGTATCGGCACCGAAACGCTGACGATCGAGGGCGTCGACCGCCTGCACGGCGCGACCTACCGTGTCATGGCCGACCGCATTGAGGCGGGCAGCTACGCCTGCGCCGCCGTCATCACCCAAGGCGACGTCGAACTGGTCGGCGCCAAGGCCGACGAAATGGACGCGACGCTCGCCGCGCTCCGCGAAGCCGGCGCGACGGTCGAACCGACCAAGGCCGGCATCCGCGTCGCGATGGACGGTCGCGCCGGGCCCGTCACGCTTTCGACCGCGCCCTATCCCGGTTTCGCGACCGACATGCAGGCGCAATTCATGGCGATGGCGACGCTCGGCACAGGGGCATCTTTGTTCACCGAGACGATCTTCGAGAACCGCTATATGCACGTCCCCGAGCTGACGCGCATGGGCTGCGACATCCAGGTCAAGGGCCGCACCGCGATCGTGCGCGGGGTCGATCACCTCGTCGGCGCGCCGGTGATGGCGACCGACCTGCGCGCCTCGATGAGCCTGATCATCGCCGGTCTCGCCGCCCAGGGACAGACCGAAGTCAACCGCGTCTATCACCTCGATCGCGGATATGAGCGGCTCGAGGAAAAGCTGCAGGCGGTCGGCGCCGATATCGAACGGATCAGCGCGGGGTAA
- a CDS encoding DMT family transporter, producing the protein MMKDGGPAAAIWSRAYPLLTVTALFWAGNSIVGRAARDLVPPAALSFWRWTFALLLLLPLAWPHLKRDWPVLRANWPIVALLGALAIGSFNILLYTGLQSTTALNSMLIQSALPALVLVVGAVVLGDRTNLRQIAGVVISLAGVLAIIARGDPAMLWGLRLNIGDAIIGGAVLIWALYSVLLRRRPAVHPLSFLAASIGVGIMVIAPFYAHELWSGRLIVPAAGSALAIAYVSIFPSFLAYLFFNRGVELIGSAATGQYMNVMPLMGAGLAMLFLGEALHLFHIAGLALIVAGILVAGRPPPAAQA; encoded by the coding sequence ATGATGAAGGATGGCGGGCCCGCCGCGGCGATCTGGTCGCGGGCCTATCCGCTGCTCACCGTCACCGCGCTGTTCTGGGCCGGCAATTCGATCGTCGGCCGCGCGGCGCGCGACCTGGTGCCGCCGGCCGCCTTGTCCTTCTGGCGCTGGACGTTCGCGCTCTTGCTTCTGCTGCCGCTCGCATGGCCGCACCTGAAGCGCGACTGGCCCGTGCTGCGCGCGAACTGGCCGATCGTCGCGCTGCTCGGCGCGCTGGCGATCGGTTCGTTCAACATCCTGCTCTACACGGGCCTGCAGAGCACGACCGCGCTCAATTCGATGTTGATCCAGTCGGCGCTGCCGGCGCTTGTGCTTGTTGTCGGCGCGGTGGTTCTGGGCGACCGGACGAACCTGCGCCAAATTGCGGGCGTGGTCATTTCGCTCGCCGGCGTGCTCGCGATCATCGCGCGCGGCGATCCCGCGATGCTGTGGGGGCTCCGGCTCAATATCGGCGACGCGATCATCGGCGGCGCGGTGCTTATCTGGGCGCTCTATTCGGTGCTGCTCCGTCGCCGTCCCGCGGTGCACCCGCTCAGCTTTCTTGCGGCATCGATTGGGGTGGGGATCATGGTGATCGCGCCCTTTTACGCGCACGAACTCTGGTCGGGGCGGCTGATCGTTCCGGCGGCGGGCAGCGCGCTCGCGATCGCCTATGTTTCGATCTTTCCGTCCTTCCTCGCCTATCTTTTCTTCAATCGGGGGGTCGAGCTGATCGGGTCGGCGGCGACGGGGCAATATATGAATGTGATGCCGCTGATGGGCGCGGGGCTCGCCATGCTGTTCCTCGGCGAGGCGCTGCACCTGTTCCACATCGCCGGGCTGGCGCTGATCGTCGCCGGAATCCTGGTTGCGGGGCGACCGCCGCCGGCGGCACAGGCCTAG
- a CDS encoding 2-hydroxychromene-2-carboxylate isomerase encodes MVTKTLELIFDFGSPNAYLSMKALPDLLDRTGADLIITPCLLGGIFKATGNKAPMVQYADAPAKLAYENLEIRRFIAKHGLVKFRINPHFPVNTLTIMRGAIVADDEGNLDDYVDAVNHAMWEDGLKMDDPEVIAAFLSENGFDGHALLARTQEPEIKAKLVQNTEAAVARGVFGIPTFFVGGEMYFGKDRLAQVEEALA; translated from the coding sequence ATGGTGACCAAAACGCTCGAACTCATTTTCGATTTCGGCAGCCCCAATGCCTATCTGTCGATGAAGGCGCTTCCCGACCTGCTCGACCGCACCGGCGCCGACCTGATCATCACGCCATGCCTTTTGGGCGGCATCTTCAAGGCGACGGGCAACAAGGCGCCGATGGTCCAATATGCAGATGCGCCAGCGAAGCTCGCTTATGAAAACCTCGAGATACGACGCTTCATCGCGAAGCACGGCCTCGTCAAATTCCGTATCAACCCGCACTTCCCGGTCAATACGCTGACGATCATGCGCGGTGCGATCGTTGCCGACGACGAAGGCAATCTCGACGACTATGTCGACGCGGTGAACCACGCGATGTGGGAGGACGGCCTCAAGATGGACGACCCGGAGGTGATCGCGGCCTTTCTGTCGGAGAACGGCTTCGATGGCCATGCCCTCCTCGCGCGCACGCAGGAGCCCGAGATCAAGGCGAAGCTTGTGCAAAACACCGAAGCTGCGGTCGCGCGCGGCGTGTTCGGCATCCCGACCTTTTTCGTCGGCGGCGAGATGTATTTCGGCAAGGACCGCCTTGCACAGGTCGAAGAAGCGCTGGCCTAG
- a CDS encoding alpha/beta hydrolase family protein produces the protein MKIFASTLLLLAALPASPVLAQTLCTPGTYAAPDGDFVVLAKLPTIPAPGLRYLFRDGRRGLTSDANAPLACGAGQVTVKGTAWQPIAFRETPATFDSVGTKMTGMLIEPPGAEAKRPLVVMVHGSERSSPIGGLYGYTMAAQGISVFVYDKRGTGGSEGEYTQNFELLAADAAHALEQARKMTAGRFGRAGFFGGSQGGWVAPLAATLTKADFVTVGFGLVASPIEEDREQMVSEVRAAGLGKDAEALVNRLSQVTSGLLLSDFRTGYDALDAVRREMADKPWAATIEGEYSGAIARMSNDELKRIGRARFDNLELIWDYDAVGALRKLDTPLLWVLAGEDREAPIETTRAALLGLAKEGKPFDVYLFPGTDHGMFEFTTAADGSRSVTRITDGYLKLLGDWIKGDVRGTYGRAERLTPR, from the coding sequence ATGAAGATATTCGCCAGCACGCTTTTGCTCCTCGCCGCGCTTCCGGCCTCGCCGGTTCTTGCGCAAACCCTTTGCACGCCGGGCACCTATGCCGCCCCCGACGGCGATTTCGTTGTTCTTGCCAAGCTCCCGACGATTCCCGCGCCGGGGCTACGCTACCTGTTCCGTGACGGCCGGCGCGGCCTCACCTCTGACGCGAATGCGCCGCTGGCTTGCGGTGCCGGTCAGGTGACGGTGAAAGGCACGGCTTGGCAGCCCATTGCTTTCCGCGAGACGCCAGCGACCTTCGACAGCGTGGGTACGAAGATGACGGGCATGTTGATCGAACCGCCCGGCGCCGAGGCAAAGCGGCCGCTCGTCGTGATGGTCCACGGGTCCGAACGCAGTTCGCCGATCGGCGGCCTTTATGGCTATACGATGGCGGCGCAGGGGATTTCGGTTTTCGTCTACGACAAGCGCGGCACGGGCGGATCCGAAGGCGAATATACGCAGAATTTCGAACTGCTCGCCGCCGATGCGGCGCATGCGCTTGAACAGGCGCGGAAGATGACGGCTGGCCGGTTCGGCCGCGCGGGCTTTTTTGGCGGCAGCCAGGGCGGCTGGGTCGCTCCGCTGGCCGCGACGCTGACCAAAGCCGACTTCGTGACCGTCGGCTTCGGTCTCGTCGCCTCGCCCATCGAGGAGGACCGCGAGCAGATGGTGTCCGAAGTGCGCGCGGCGGGGCTGGGCAAGGACGCCGAGGCGCTGGTCAACCGGCTATCGCAGGTGACGTCGGGATTGCTCCTCTCCGATTTCCGCACCGGCTATGACGCGCTCGACGCGGTGCGGCGTGAAATGGCGGACAAGCCGTGGGCGGCAACGATCGAAGGCGAATATAGCGGCGCGATTGCGCGAATGTCGAACGACGAACTGAAGCGGATCGGCCGCGCGCGCTTCGACAATCTCGAGTTGATCTGGGACTATGACGCGGTCGGGGCCTTGCGGAAACTCGATACCCCGCTGCTGTGGGTGCTCGCGGGCGAGGATCGCGAGGCGCCGATCGAAACGACGCGCGCCGCGCTGCTCGGGCTGGCGAAAGAAGGCAAGCCCTTCGACGTCTACCTTTTCCCCGGCACCGACCATGGCATGTTCGAATTCACGACCGCCGCCGACGGGTCGCGCAGCGTGACGCGCATCACCGACGGTTATCTCAAATTGCTCGGCGACTGGATCAAGGGGGATGTGCGCGGCACCTATGGCCGCGCCGAGCGGCTTACCCCGCGCTGA